Proteins co-encoded in one Bacteroidia bacterium genomic window:
- a CDS encoding MFS transporter encodes TGMVFSMAIASLSVHIFVGEQKINDSNIDSFIYSSQVIFIVFTVLCTIGVFSSFVGKKHLANQQ; translated from the coding sequence CTACTGGAATGGTGTTTAGTATGGCTATTGCATCACTTTCAGTCCATATTTTTGTTGGTGAACAAAAGATTAACGACTCAAATATTGATAGTTTTATATACAGCTCTCAAGTAATTTTTATAGTTTTTACTGTACTTTGTACAATTGGTGTATTTTCATCTTTTGTTGGGAAAAAACATTTAGCAAATCAACAATAA